The following coding sequences lie in one Bifidobacterium sp. ESL0690 genomic window:
- a CDS encoding P-loop NTPase fold protein: MNTESSFLTFDADEPVHKLDDDKFERKEYVRFLAEALKKSPAEHGLVVGITGPWGSGKTSLKNLLIDVLNKPAANDDDNPTPHIVEFEPWMYSNSNKLVSLLFSEIAKVLSPSKELLRQKSSGVLNAAGATVDAVSNTIDITHPVEKITSKEISAYFKKVAKALDPSNQDIGKLAKRHKQLSKALKKTSSRIIVFIDNLDRLNDGEVMEILQAVKAVGDLPNMVYVLLYDKEYVTKALNKTCHKKGAQYLEKIIQVPVELPIPPKDTIEELLHHKLTDIAGNSIKEIYYPDLDLFGSRPSILTSCVQPYLNTPRDVIRLVNEYQLRYSVLKDDVETDDLLGITCLEVFCPKLHHWIIENKSLLYSPIQVQDYNGYQDRKEKRRGEYLKQELKQPIPGNNLAALEALFPFVSAVLNSNWSYAAIESSDAHRHIYQKEHFDSYFYLSINQNLLHESEFKQFFLFNPLEGSDLNEENNKKIFKDRYFAAKAGKYLNGKNINRVTKVVQSCLKLDDICAKDSFRQCISMSVVAAIINNSKESSETKEQLISAIVQTICQSNSVAAAPTAACLAFQIQEVPPQLQSTDSRYTRILLAIPDDALFDIHNALDKEKWTQIQKSLRDKLKSLKTPQTVKPFSDHLLRMCADSIPYLFKSDNEAYKAFQALRQLLPDNQFTLYTTEALTTEKDENYVMNLSLLQKLITPQSYRAAIKSWIIDSTFRHSLSCDWLAVAAYEKTFDTQNSSKSVSKVDAAKIANNWEKQIQQQ; this comes from the coding sequence ATGAATACAGAATCAAGTTTTTTGACCTTCGACGCTGATGAGCCTGTTCACAAATTAGATGATGACAAGTTTGAACGCAAAGAATACGTACGATTCCTAGCAGAAGCCTTAAAGAAATCACCTGCTGAACATGGACTCGTCGTCGGAATAACTGGACCATGGGGGTCGGGCAAAACTTCATTAAAAAATCTGCTTATTGATGTGCTTAATAAGCCTGCGGCTAATGATGATGATAATCCAACACCCCATATAGTGGAATTTGAACCATGGATGTATTCGAACAGTAACAAACTTGTATCACTTTTATTTTCTGAAATTGCCAAAGTTCTAAGTCCGTCGAAAGAATTACTCAGGCAAAAAAGTTCAGGCGTCTTAAATGCGGCCGGTGCCACCGTTGACGCAGTGTCGAATACAATTGATATAACGCATCCAGTTGAGAAAATTACGAGCAAAGAGATTTCAGCTTACTTTAAAAAAGTTGCAAAAGCACTGGACCCTAGTAACCAGGATATAGGTAAACTCGCAAAGCGTCACAAACAATTGTCAAAAGCACTGAAGAAGACGTCTTCTAGAATTATTGTTTTTATTGACAATCTTGACAGACTTAATGATGGTGAGGTTATGGAGATTCTACAAGCCGTAAAGGCCGTAGGCGACTTGCCGAATATGGTTTATGTTCTTTTATACGACAAAGAATATGTCACAAAAGCGTTGAACAAAACATGCCACAAAAAAGGCGCTCAATATTTAGAGAAAATTATTCAAGTTCCAGTCGAGCTACCGATACCGCCTAAAGACACAATTGAAGAATTGCTTCATCACAAACTCACAGATATCGCCGGAAATTCCATTAAGGAAATCTATTATCCGGATTTAGATTTGTTCGGTTCTAGACCTAGCATCTTGACTTCGTGTGTCCAGCCATATCTAAATACACCAAGAGATGTAATTCGTTTGGTCAATGAGTACCAATTACGCTATAGCGTGCTTAAAGATGATGTTGAAACAGATGACCTTCTTGGAATCACTTGTTTGGAAGTATTTTGTCCAAAACTCCACCATTGGATTATTGAAAACAAGAGCCTACTTTATAGCCCAATTCAAGTTCAAGATTACAACGGATATCAAGATAGAAAAGAAAAACGACGGGGGGAATATCTTAAACAAGAATTAAAACAACCAATTCCTGGAAATAATCTTGCAGCTTTAGAAGCACTATTCCCATTCGTTTCCGCTGTTCTTAATTCAAATTGGTCCTACGCCGCTATTGAATCCAGCGACGCGCACCGTCATATTTATCAAAAGGAACATTTTGATTCATATTTCTATCTATCAATAAATCAAAACCTCCTACATGAATCAGAATTCAAACAATTCTTTCTCTTTAACCCTCTTGAAGGTTCAGATTTAAACGAAGAAAATAATAAGAAAATTTTCAAAGATCGATACTTCGCCGCTAAAGCAGGAAAATATCTCAATGGGAAAAATATAAACCGCGTAACAAAAGTAGTTCAATCCTGTCTAAAACTGGATGATATATGTGCAAAAGACAGTTTTCGGCAATGTATTTCCATGAGTGTTGTGGCTGCTATTATCAACAACTCAAAAGAGTCCTCTGAAACGAAAGAACAACTTATTTCAGCTATTGTACAGACGATATGTCAATCCAATTCTGTCGCGGCTGCTCCTACAGCTGCTTGCCTTGCATTCCAGATTCAGGAAGTACCGCCTCAACTGCAATCAACAGACTCACGATATACGCGAATCCTATTGGCAATCCCCGATGATGCTTTATTTGATATTCACAATGCTCTAGATAAGGAGAAATGGACGCAAATTCAGAAGTCATTGAGAGATAAGCTTAAATCATTAAAAACTCCTCAGACTGTAAAACCATTTAGTGATCACCTTTTACGAATGTGCGCAGACTCGATACCTTACTTATTTAAAAGCGATAACGAAGCTTACAAGGCATTTCAAGCATTACGTCAACTTTTGCCTGACAACCAGTTCACTTTATATACGACAGAAGCGCTTACTACTGAAAAAGATGAAAATTACGTCATGAATTTGTCGCTTTTGCAAAAGCTGATAACCCCCCAATCTTATAGAGCAGCAATAAAATCTTGGATTATCGATTCGACATTCCGTCATAGTCTCTCTTGTGATTGGCTAGCTGTGGCCGCCTACGAAAAGACTTTTGACACTCAAAACTCGTCCAAATCGGTCAGCAAAGTAGATGCTGCAAAAATTGCAAACAACTGGGAGAAACAAATACAACAACAATAA
- a CDS encoding AMP-dependent synthetase/ligase, whose protein sequence is MQQEYTQPLVSPIESDRNIFTLLDDRAERTPNESLVEYVGDDGKWQSFTATQFRDKVIGLAKGLIARGVKPGDSVAIIAHTSWQWTALDVAIMSIGALTVPVYETNSPSQVQMIFNDSNVKMAFAEDDAQRDKIDTVRDFCADLKDVYVITAGAIETIEKFGQGVTDDEFWQREKAVKGSDLATIVYTSGSTGTPKGIELTHSNFVFITISGVQSMGDILNKPGRRLLLFLPLAHVFARFMQLVCFAGTVTLGLSSNLKTILADFRTFKPTFILAVPRIFEKIYNAASQKAGSGVAGRVFSHATETAIAWSKAQQSGKPIPRALQIRHAVYNKLVYSTIMQIFGGQVEYAVSGGAPLNATIAHFFNGVGLPLLEGYGMTETCAPAMVNPTKGYKIGTVGIPLQGVSVGVSNIGELCIKSRAVCVGYHNHPEITEEQIVDGWLHTGDLGSIDSDGFVTLTGRMKDIIITAGGKNVSPAEVETSVMTSPVVSQCVMVGDRKPFIAAIISLDLQETNAWLKSEGAEPVKDLKEAGENPIVRAEVERAVNKANELVSRAESIRKFEIVPDEFTEANGMLTPSLKAKRQVITDYYKDLIDNVIYAPKK, encoded by the coding sequence ATGCAACAGGAATACACACAGCCGCTGGTGAGTCCGATCGAAAGTGACCGGAACATCTTCACGTTGCTTGACGATCGTGCCGAGCGTACCCCGAACGAGTCGCTGGTCGAATATGTCGGCGACGACGGCAAGTGGCAGTCGTTTACGGCGACGCAGTTCCGTGACAAGGTCATCGGGCTTGCCAAAGGTTTGATTGCCCGTGGCGTCAAGCCGGGGGATTCCGTTGCGATTATCGCGCATACGTCTTGGCAGTGGACGGCGCTTGACGTCGCCATCATGTCGATCGGTGCGCTCACCGTTCCTGTGTACGAGACCAATTCGCCGTCTCAAGTGCAGATGATCTTCAACGATTCCAATGTCAAGATGGCTTTCGCCGAAGACGATGCGCAGCGTGACAAAATCGATACCGTACGTGATTTCTGCGCCGATCTCAAAGATGTGTATGTCATCACTGCCGGTGCCATCGAGACCATCGAAAAGTTTGGCCAGGGCGTCACTGATGACGAATTCTGGCAACGAGAAAAGGCGGTCAAGGGCAGCGACCTGGCCACTATCGTCTATACGTCGGGTTCTACTGGAACACCGAAGGGCATCGAGCTGACCCATTCGAATTTCGTGTTCATCACCATTTCAGGCGTGCAGTCCATGGGCGACATCCTCAACAAGCCCGGGCGTAGGCTGCTGCTGTTCCTGCCGCTGGCGCATGTCTTCGCCCGATTCATGCAGCTTGTTTGCTTCGCTGGTACCGTGACGCTAGGCCTGTCGAGCAATCTCAAGACCATTCTGGCGGATTTCCGCACATTCAAGCCGACGTTCATCCTTGCCGTTCCGCGTATCTTCGAGAAGATTTATAACGCTGCTTCGCAGAAGGCTGGTTCTGGTGTTGCAGGACGCGTTTTCTCACACGCGACCGAAACGGCCATCGCTTGGTCGAAGGCTCAGCAATCAGGCAAACCTATCCCACGTGCGTTGCAAATCCGTCATGCCGTCTACAACAAGCTCGTCTATTCGACCATCATGCAGATTTTCGGCGGACAGGTCGAATACGCGGTCTCCGGCGGCGCTCCGCTCAACGCGACCATTGCGCACTTCTTCAACGGTGTGGGTCTGCCTTTGCTCGAGGGCTACGGCATGACTGAAACCTGCGCACCAGCGATGGTCAACCCCACGAAGGGCTATAAGATCGGCACCGTGGGCATCCCGCTGCAGGGCGTGTCCGTCGGTGTCAGCAACATCGGAGAGCTATGCATCAAGAGCCGCGCGGTTTGCGTCGGCTATCACAATCATCCAGAGATTACCGAGGAACAAATCGTCGATGGATGGCTGCATACCGGCGATTTGGGCTCCATTGATTCCGACGGTTTCGTGACGCTGACCGGACGTATGAAGGACATCATCATCACCGCCGGTGGCAAGAACGTTTCGCCCGCTGAAGTCGAGACTTCCGTCATGACCTCGCCCGTGGTCAGTCAGTGCGTTATGGTCGGCGACCGCAAGCCGTTCATCGCCGCGATCATCTCTCTCGACTTGCAGGAGACGAACGCTTGGCTCAAGTCCGAAGGTGCCGAACCGGTCAAGGATTTGAAGGAAGCCGGCGAAAACCCGATTGTCCGCGCCGAAGTCGAGCGTGCCGTCAACAAGGCCAATGAGCTGGTCTCTCGCGCCGAATCCATTCGCAAGTTCGAAATCGTCCCCGACGAATTCACCGAGGCCAACGGCATGCTCACCCCAAGCCTCAAGGCCAAGCGTCAGGTCATCACCGACTACTACAAGGACCTCATCGACAACGTCATCTACGCGCCGAAGAAATAA
- a CDS encoding helix-turn-helix transcriptional regulator, with the protein MKNDLTQLRAERHLSQEALAQAVGVSRQTIISIEKGRFDPSLPLAFRLAQLFNCSIEDIFTLET; encoded by the coding sequence ATGAAGAACGACCTCACCCAGCTGAGAGCAGAACGCCACCTTTCGCAAGAAGCACTGGCACAAGCCGTTGGGGTAAGCCGTCAGACCATCATCTCCATAGAAAAAGGCCGTTTCGACCCTTCCCTACCACTGGCGTTTCGCTTGGCACAACTGTTCAATTGCAGCATCGAGGATATCTTTACGCTGGAAACATGA
- a CDS encoding metalloregulator ArsR/SmtB family transcription factor — protein MGVQTTLSALSDPARREILQLLRQRIMNAGELAEATGLSASRLSYHLRKLKEAELVTDSRDGTTIWYEPNLTVLDDTIVWMKELQRNNAVSKASRYTTKPARSKTTLSDSRTIATEAVRDEKAQK, from the coding sequence ATGGGAGTGCAGACTACTTTGTCGGCGCTGTCCGATCCGGCGCGACGGGAAATTCTTCAGTTGCTACGACAGAGGATTATGAACGCCGGAGAGCTCGCGGAGGCAACAGGACTTTCGGCGTCAAGGCTTTCGTATCATCTGCGCAAGCTCAAGGAGGCCGAGCTGGTCACCGACAGCCGGGACGGCACGACCATCTGGTACGAACCGAACCTGACCGTCCTTGACGACACCATCGTCTGGATGAAAGAGCTACAGCGCAACAATGCCGTTTCCAAGGCTTCGCGTTATACAACAAAGCCAGCGAGAAGTAAAACAACTTTATCTGATTCGAGAACAATTGCAACTGAAGCGGTGAGAGATGAGAAAGCGCAGAAATAA
- a CDS encoding DUF1648 domain-containing protein: MRKRRNKKTEVQQLGENKSTDIEQRTSWKAVIAGAKKQNIAMVILALLPLIIVLLALPYLPGIVPAHYNASGELDRWGSKYEELILPLSTLLICIGWLLGEIPLERSAHKQSGSNMSPQATVRVWALGGCCMFAVFNVMTIWEIADGFSRGGTASSIPLNPIVNVATGFVFIVIGNVLPSTKPNGWSGMRMRGAFKSRESWRRCQRFGGLEFIIGGIALILIGIVAHSFRFIELYAVLAVGLVIVVVFAVYSAYAGKKYGDIGGPINRK; encoded by the coding sequence ATGAGAAAGCGCAGAAATAAGAAAACTGAAGTTCAACAACTGGGTGAGAATAAATCCACGGATATCGAGCAACGTACCAGCTGGAAAGCGGTGATAGCCGGCGCGAAAAAGCAAAATATCGCGATGGTGATCCTTGCTTTGTTGCCGTTGATAATCGTTCTGCTCGCCTTACCCTATTTGCCGGGGATCGTGCCTGCGCACTACAACGCCAGTGGTGAGCTGGACCGCTGGGGCAGCAAATATGAAGAACTCATTTTACCTCTGTCGACATTACTGATATGTATAGGATGGCTTCTAGGTGAGATTCCCCTTGAACGTTCTGCACATAAACAGTCGGGTTCGAATATGAGTCCACAGGCGACCGTGCGGGTATGGGCCCTAGGCGGATGTTGCATGTTCGCGGTGTTCAACGTCATGACTATCTGGGAGATTGCAGACGGTTTCAGTAGGGGAGGCACGGCGTCCAGCATACCGTTGAATCCGATTGTGAACGTTGCTACAGGTTTCGTCTTCATTGTTATCGGGAATGTCTTGCCAAGCACAAAGCCGAACGGATGGTCCGGTATGCGTATGCGTGGAGCCTTTAAAAGCCGCGAGTCCTGGCGCCGTTGCCAGCGTTTCGGCGGTCTGGAATTTATTATCGGCGGCATTGCTCTGATACTTATCGGCATCGTTGCGCATTCATTCCGCTTCATTGAATTGTATGCTGTACTTGCTGTCGGTTTGGTCATAGTAGTGGTATTCGCCGTCTACAGTGCCTACGCCGGCAAGAAATACGGCGATATCGGCGGCCCGATTAACCGTAAGTAA
- a CDS encoding AbrB/MazE/SpoVT family DNA-binding domain-containing protein yields MPKVTVAKWGNSEGIRIPKEIRDEARISEGTELDISYKDGSIVLTPSTVRTVEVGKYDVPVLRDLFKGYTGSYRGEEWDTGAPVGKEIW; encoded by the coding sequence ATGCCGAAAGTAACAGTGGCAAAGTGGGGCAATAGCGAGGGGATTCGTATTCCCAAGGAAATCAGAGACGAGGCAAGGATTTCGGAAGGTACGGAGCTGGATATCTCTTATAAAGATGGTTCCATCGTGTTGACGCCAAGTACGGTTCGGACTGTAGAGGTCGGCAAATACGATGTTCCGGTACTTAGGGATCTGTTCAAAGGCTATACGGGTTCCTATCGAGGCGAAGAGTGGGACACTGGAGCTCCTGTTGGGAAGGAGATATGGTAA
- a CDS encoding type II toxin-antitoxin system PemK/MazF family toxin → MVMQFFKGDVICTDFHPPKGHEQTKRRYAVVISNDDFNKECNLQIVCPISNGNNGFPLHFNIEDSLLNGHDAKYGKVSGFVQVEQMKSFDLNARDTEYIGRLSPVMMRRLTSAALSCLY, encoded by the coding sequence ATGGTAATGCAGTTTTTCAAGGGTGATGTTATATGTACCGATTTCCATCCTCCAAAAGGACACGAACAAACCAAAAGACGCTATGCCGTAGTGATAAGCAACGATGATTTCAACAAAGAGTGCAATTTACAGATAGTGTGTCCGATAAGTAATGGGAATAATGGATTTCCCTTGCATTTTAATATAGAAGATTCGTTATTGAATGGGCATGATGCTAAATATGGAAAAGTTTCCGGCTTCGTACAAGTGGAGCAAATGAAGTCTTTCGATCTGAATGCTCGAGATACCGAATATATCGGACGGCTTTCGCCAGTGATGATGCGCAGACTTACGTCTGCTGCTTTGTCGTGCTTGTATTGA
- a CDS encoding endonuclease/exonuclease/phosphatase family protein: MTELVIGTFNLQCTIPNDSEAQAGLLKENSVDICALQEINFDNYRFGPDRFNSLSAFTKGNNSFADYRYAPSIEFAHGTMGIGMVSEIPVQGSETIKLYSEDAKPETIAELHKCYNDYDPQKPETLEALKEFNRRTTSIEPRVAIRSEFKIGDKSLAFYATHLSFETEALRHTQLVQLRNMLRKDSADYTILAGDLNVDQSTKELDFLRDEFTLSNGNGGVWYDTFSGIDENMRVNSVDNIILSKNIRLLEAKMIPTDLSDHQLLTAKIELS, encoded by the coding sequence ATGACCGAATTGGTGATAGGAACGTTCAATCTGCAGTGCACGATTCCCAATGACAGTGAGGCGCAGGCCGGTCTTTTAAAGGAGAATTCGGTTGATATCTGTGCGTTGCAGGAGATAAATTTCGATAATTACCGTTTCGGCCCGGATCGGTTCAACAGCCTTTCCGCGTTCACCAAAGGCAACAACAGTTTTGCCGATTATCGCTATGCTCCTTCGATTGAATTTGCACACGGTACCATGGGCATAGGCATGGTCAGCGAGATTCCGGTGCAAGGTAGCGAAACCATAAAGCTGTATTCCGAAGACGCCAAGCCGGAGACAATAGCCGAACTGCACAAGTGCTACAACGACTATGATCCGCAAAAGCCGGAAACGCTCGAAGCGCTTAAGGAATTCAACCGCCGCACCACTTCAATCGAGCCGCGTGTCGCGATTCGCAGCGAATTCAAAATCGGCGATAAGTCGTTGGCGTTCTACGCCACGCACTTGAGCTTCGAAACCGAGGCCCTTAGGCATACCCAGCTTGTACAGCTGAGAAACATGCTGCGCAAGGACTCCGCGGATTACACTATATTGGCCGGGGACCTGAACGTCGATCAAAGCACGAAGGAACTTGATTTTCTGCGCGATGAGTTCACCCTTTCCAACGGGAATGGGGGAGTCTGGTACGACACGTTCTCGGGCATCGACGAGAATATGAGGGTCAATAGCGTCGACAACATCATCCTTTCCAAGAACATCCGGTTACTGGAAGCGAAAATGATTCCGACCGATTTGTCCGATCACCAGCTGTTGACAGCGAAAATCGAACTTTCCTGA
- a CDS encoding ABC transporter substrate-binding protein, with amino-acid sequence MKKNMVVKALAAVASLSMLTGMAACGSGGSSTQGNNAASSSGDCKVFKKYGNLKGKTVTMFSGWMDEEGDATNKSFDKFRNCTGANVKYEGSSELSVQLPVRVKSGSAPDIAVVPQPGMLKTMVKTGKTKVMPDSVKANIDKYYSKDWQEYSSVDGKIYGIALDASTKSFIWYSPKKFKEKGYKVPQTWDEMMTLTKKIAADTKGTDAKPWSVGIEGGASTGWPATDWLEDAVIRFTDVDTYNKWVSHEIPFNDPKILASFEQIGKILKNNDYVNGGLGDSQSIASTAWQDAGTPLLNGKGYMMHMAPFYQTNFKSANPDIKIAPDGDAWVFLMPGKTKDSKPVLGGGDFAISFANRPEVNALLTYLSSPDWANERARQMGGWVYPNKGLDVSLLGSQLDKLSYKTLVDPKTEFRFDGSDLMPSEVGAGSFWKKMTEYFAQNKSEKETLDQIEASWQRDVN; translated from the coding sequence GTGAAAAAGAACATGGTTGTCAAGGCGTTGGCTGCTGTTGCCAGTCTGTCAATGCTTACGGGAATGGCTGCGTGCGGTTCGGGCGGTTCCTCGACTCAGGGAAACAATGCTGCCAGTAGTAGTGGCGACTGCAAGGTTTTCAAGAAGTACGGTAACCTCAAGGGCAAGACCGTCACGATGTTCTCGGGCTGGATGGACGAGGAAGGTGACGCTACCAACAAGTCGTTCGACAAGTTCCGTAATTGCACCGGCGCGAATGTCAAGTACGAAGGTTCTTCCGAGCTTTCCGTACAGCTTCCTGTGCGTGTAAAGTCGGGTTCGGCCCCTGATATCGCCGTTGTTCCTCAGCCTGGAATGTTGAAGACCATGGTGAAAACCGGCAAGACCAAGGTCATGCCTGATTCGGTGAAAGCCAATATCGATAAGTACTATTCCAAGGATTGGCAGGAATACAGCTCGGTAGACGGCAAGATCTACGGCATCGCGTTGGATGCTTCCACCAAGTCCTTCATCTGGTATTCCCCGAAGAAGTTCAAGGAGAAGGGTTACAAGGTTCCGCAGACTTGGGATGAGATGATGACTCTCACCAAGAAGATCGCTGCGGACACCAAGGGCACGGATGCCAAGCCTTGGTCGGTCGGCATCGAAGGCGGCGCCAGCACCGGTTGGCCTGCAACCGATTGGCTCGAGGATGCGGTCATTCGTTTCACCGATGTCGATACGTACAACAAGTGGGTTTCCCACGAGATTCCGTTCAACGATCCGAAGATTCTTGCTTCCTTCGAGCAAATTGGCAAGATCCTCAAGAACAACGACTATGTCAACGGCGGCTTGGGTGATTCTCAGTCCATCGCCTCGACTGCTTGGCAGGACGCCGGTACGCCTCTGCTCAACGGCAAGGGCTATATGATGCACATGGCGCCGTTCTATCAGACCAACTTCAAGTCCGCCAATCCTGATATCAAGATTGCTCCCGACGGTGACGCGTGGGTGTTCCTGATGCCTGGCAAGACCAAGGATTCCAAGCCTGTCCTCGGCGGCGGCGACTTCGCCATCTCGTTCGCGAACCGTCCTGAAGTCAATGCGTTGCTCACCTATCTCTCCTCGCCTGATTGGGCCAACGAACGTGCCCGTCAGATGGGTGGCTGGGTCTATCCGAACAAGGGTCTGGATGTCTCGCTGTTGGGCTCTCAGCTCGATAAGCTCTCCTACAAGACCCTGGTCGATCCCAAGACCGAGTTCCGTTTCGACGGTTCTGATCTGATGCCTTCTGAGGTCGGTGCAGGCAGCTTCTGGAAGAAGATGACCGAGTACTTCGCCCAGAACAAGTCCGAAAAGGAAACTCTGGACCAGATTGAGGCTTCTTGGCAGAGGGATGTCAACTGA
- a CDS encoding sugar ABC transporter permease: protein MVIAILLFVAVVGLVLFLTNLPKHMPSWGVAAMFLFPAIILICFGLIYPAIVTFKNSFYGRDGTQGVGWANYIQIFTEPQFLRVLLNSVLWTVLVPLLSTAVGLIYSVVVDRTRFEKLAKTLIFLPMAISMVGASIIWKFVYDQRVGLLSAVYTWVAKLFGHTVRAPQWLMNAPLNTFLLIFVMIWIEAGYAMTVLSTAIKGIPEDLVEAARLDGLNAWQQFIYLTIPMIRPSIVVVITTVAMAGLKSFDIVRTMTAGNYDTSVIANEFYTQSFLNQNTGLGAALAVLMFIIVIPVVVFNVRQLRKSQDVR from the coding sequence ATGGTAATTGCAATCCTTTTGTTTGTCGCCGTTGTGGGCTTGGTCCTTTTCCTCACCAACCTGCCGAAGCATATGCCGTCTTGGGGTGTGGCCGCTATGTTCCTGTTCCCGGCGATCATATTGATTTGCTTTGGTTTGATTTATCCTGCGATTGTCACTTTCAAGAACTCGTTCTACGGCCGTGACGGAACGCAAGGCGTCGGATGGGCCAATTACATCCAGATTTTCACTGAGCCGCAATTCCTGCGTGTGCTCTTGAACTCTGTATTATGGACGGTCCTGGTACCGTTGCTTTCCACCGCCGTTGGCTTGATCTATTCGGTGGTTGTCGATCGTACGCGTTTCGAAAAGCTCGCCAAGACCCTGATCTTCCTGCCCATGGCCATTTCAATGGTCGGCGCTTCCATCATTTGGAAATTCGTTTATGATCAGCGAGTCGGCTTGCTTTCGGCCGTCTATACCTGGGTTGCAAAACTGTTCGGGCATACGGTGCGAGCGCCTCAATGGCTGATGAATGCACCGTTGAATACATTCCTCCTGATTTTCGTCATGATCTGGATTGAGGCGGGTTATGCGATGACCGTGCTATCCACAGCCATCAAGGGAATCCCCGAGGATTTGGTTGAGGCGGCGCGTCTTGACGGTCTGAATGCATGGCAGCAATTCATCTATCTGACGATTCCGATGATTCGTCCGTCCATCGTCGTGGTCATCACCACCGTCGCGATGGCAGGCTTGAAGTCCTTCGATATCGTGCGAACCATGACAGCCGGCAACTATGACACCTCCGTCATAGCGAACGAATTCTATACGCAGTCGTTCCTGAACCAGAATACGGGACTTGGCGCGGCATTGGCGGTGCTGATGTTCATCATCGTCATTCCGGTGGTCGTCTTTAATGTCAGGCAGTTGAGAAAGTCGCAGGATGTACGATGA
- a CDS encoding carbohydrate ABC transporter permease: MSEKKKARISRREKALIRTKNKLSSPWATAISIIIAVLWTIPTVGLLVTSFRQNRLAISTSGWWTSLLPKNWSDFGLANYKTVLGGTYNLGAYLTNSFVITIPGVLIPISLALLAAYAFAWCDFPGKNILFIAVFSLQVVPVQVAMIPLLTQYVNWGINNTFWVIWLTHTIFGLPLAIFMLHNFMCDIPRELIEAARVDGAGDVQIFLKVVLPLMVPATASFAIFQFLWVWNDLLVALAFTGNTASTAPLTARLSDMVGSRGSAWYLLAPGAFIAMIVPVLVFLFLQRYFVRGMLAGAVKG; the protein is encoded by the coding sequence ATGAGTGAGAAGAAAAAAGCAAGAATATCACGTCGTGAGAAGGCTTTGATTCGTACCAAGAACAAGCTTTCCTCGCCTTGGGCCACTGCGATTTCCATTATCATCGCGGTATTGTGGACCATTCCAACTGTCGGCCTGCTGGTCACCAGCTTCAGGCAGAACAGACTTGCCATCTCCACTTCGGGTTGGTGGACGAGCCTTCTGCCCAAGAACTGGTCCGATTTCGGCCTGGCAAACTACAAAACCGTTCTCGGCGGCACTTACAATCTGGGCGCCTATCTGACGAACTCGTTTGTCATCACCATCCCCGGCGTCCTCATCCCGATTAGCCTCGCCCTGCTCGCAGCCTATGCTTTCGCATGGTGCGATTTCCCCGGCAAGAATATCCTCTTCATCGCGGTGTTCTCGCTGCAGGTCGTCCCGGTGCAGGTCGCGATGATTCCTCTGCTCACGCAGTATGTGAACTGGGGCATCAACAACACCTTCTGGGTCATTTGGCTGACGCATACCATTTTCGGTCTCCCGCTTGCCATCTTCATGCTGCATAACTTCATGTGCGATATCCCCAGGGAGCTTATCGAAGCAGCCAGGGTCGATGGCGCAGGTGATGTGCAGATCTTCCTCAAGGTGGTTCTGCCGTTGATGGTTCCGGCCACGGCTTCCTTCGCAATCTTCCAGTTCCTCTGGGTCTGGAACGACCTGCTTGTCGCTTTGGCGTTCACCGGCAACACCGCTTCGACGGCACCGTTGACCGCACGCCTTTCCGATATGGTCGGCTCCCGCGGATCCGCATGGTACCTGTTGGCTCCTGGAGCCTTCATCGCCATGATTGTTCCTGTGCTGGTGTTCCTCTTCCTGCAGCGTTACTTCGTACGTGGCATGCTTGCCGGTGCGGTAAAGGGCTGA